A single genomic interval of Halalkalibaculum roseum harbors:
- a CDS encoding universal stress protein, with product MSLQISHILLPTDFSEISDKALPFALELAKRNKASITMMHTIEEPYDFAPMLEDIRKQVNRKVKTLFKDKLEEIAKRSEYSELDIDTSIQNGRVSLAILEEAKLSKADLIVMGTTGATGLQKVLFGSNASEIILQSKVPVLVVPKNSGYNGLEHITFLTDYNDGDLNALQETADIAGLFNSKITVLHIAKERNLKTETMHRGFIDMVTKQLNYKDMDFELVIQNNFIAGVADFLETKTTSLITMVRYKKPFFSKLLSRNHSKELGFYSKLPLLVLMGE from the coding sequence TCAGATAAAGCATTGCCTTTCGCATTGGAATTAGCCAAACGTAATAAGGCCTCAATCACCATGATGCACACTATCGAAGAGCCCTATGATTTTGCACCCATGCTAGAAGACATCAGAAAACAGGTCAATCGTAAAGTTAAAACCCTCTTCAAAGATAAGCTTGAAGAGATAGCAAAACGCAGTGAATACAGCGAGTTGGATATCGATACCAGCATACAAAACGGACGAGTGTCATTGGCTATCCTGGAGGAGGCAAAACTCAGCAAAGCTGATCTTATTGTCATGGGGACAACCGGTGCCACAGGTCTGCAAAAAGTGCTCTTCGGTAGTAACGCTTCTGAAATCATTCTGCAATCGAAAGTACCGGTACTGGTAGTACCCAAAAATTCCGGCTATAACGGCTTGGAGCACATTACATTCCTGACGGACTACAATGATGGAGATCTTAATGCACTGCAGGAAACGGCTGATATTGCCGGTTTATTCAACTCCAAAATCACGGTGCTACATATTGCAAAAGAACGCAACTTAAAAACGGAGACCATGCATCGCGGATTTATAGATATGGTAACAAAACAGCTGAACTACAAGGATATGGATTTTGAATTGGTCATTCAGAACAATTTCATAGCCGGAGTGGCAGATTTCCTTGAAACTAAGACCACTTCATTAATTACCATGGTGCGGTATAAAAAGCCTTTCTTCTCCAAACTACTTAGCAGGAATCACTCTAAAGAGTTAGGCTTTTATAGCAAGCTACCGTTGCTGGTACTCATGGGAGAATGA
- a CDS encoding dienelactone hydrolase family protein, with product MYTSILKLPVENFYLEGEISLPVKAESLIIFSHGSGSSRFSARNNMVARELHKAGFGTLLFDLMSNHEKEDYEKRFNMDLLTRRLVSITLWIYQHSEYTDLDLGYFGSGTGAATALRAAAKLDSMIKAVISRGGRLDLVKDEELKEVKCPTLLIVGELDFHTLKVNRKAFKNMHCTKQLMVVPGASHLIEEPGKMKQVAKGAVTWYSKFLKEGTMDPSLEYELPGEDYS from the coding sequence ATGTATACATCAATTCTAAAACTCCCGGTTGAAAATTTTTACCTGGAAGGCGAAATCTCCCTTCCTGTAAAAGCGGAAAGCCTTATCATTTTTTCCCATGGCAGCGGCAGCAGTCGTTTCAGCGCACGAAATAATATGGTAGCCAGAGAGCTGCACAAGGCAGGTTTCGGTACCCTGCTATTTGACCTGATGAGTAATCATGAAAAAGAGGATTATGAAAAAAGATTCAACATGGATTTGCTCACCCGGCGCCTTGTCAGTATCACTCTCTGGATCTATCAGCATTCGGAGTATACCGATTTAGACCTGGGCTACTTCGGGTCGGGTACCGGAGCTGCAACGGCACTGCGGGCAGCCGCAAAACTTGATTCCATGATTAAAGCCGTGATATCCAGGGGCGGACGTTTAGATCTTGTCAAAGACGAAGAGCTAAAAGAAGTGAAATGCCCAACCCTGCTGATTGTCGGTGAACTGGATTTCCACACGCTCAAAGTAAATCGCAAAGCGTTTAAGAACATGCATTGCACCAAACAGCTTATGGTAGTGCCCGGTGCTTCACATCTGATTGAAGAACCAGGAAAAATGAAACAGGTGGCAAAAGGTGCTGTGACCTGGTACAGTAAATTCCTGAAGGAAGGCACCATGGATCCGTCTCTTGAGTACGAACTCCCGGGAGAAGATTACAGCTAG